From Paenibacillus graminis, a single genomic window includes:
- a CDS encoding chromate transporter produces the protein METESQMPVGTGGTKGRGAALLEVLGVSLKLGLTSFGGPVAHLGYFHNEYIRRRKWMDERSYADLVALCQFLPGPASSQVGIGIGVVRAGLLGGFIAWLGFTLPSVIALAVFALVLQGLDIAGAGWIHGLKIVAVAIVAQAVLGMGQKLTPDRGRVTIAVAAAVFALSWHAAYAQVLILAAAGGIGLFLYRGQPDRGPDLPIRISRTVAVCCLALFFLLLIVLPLLRPSSGTGGFALFDSFYRSGSLVFGGGHVVLPLLEHEVVPAGWVSREDFLAGYGAAQAVPGPLFTFASYLGMMAAGVKGGIIATLGIFLPAFLLVMGALPFWNVLRSSPNVQGALAGINAAVVGILLAALYDPLWTSAILRPLDFALAAILFVMLFFWKLPPWVIVLAGAAGGVLMQLI, from the coding sequence ATGGAGACGGAAAGTCAGATGCCGGTGGGAACTGGCGGGACAAAGGGTAGAGGGGCTGCTCTGCTGGAGGTTCTGGGTGTCTCTCTGAAGCTCGGGCTTACCTCCTTCGGAGGGCCGGTTGCCCATCTGGGGTACTTCCATAATGAGTATATCCGCCGCCGGAAATGGATGGATGAACGCAGCTATGCCGATCTGGTGGCGCTCTGCCAGTTTCTCCCCGGGCCAGCGAGCAGCCAGGTGGGAATTGGCATCGGTGTAGTCAGGGCCGGCTTGCTTGGGGGATTTATAGCTTGGCTGGGATTTACTTTGCCTTCAGTGATCGCTCTGGCCGTATTTGCCTTAGTGCTGCAGGGCCTTGATATCGCTGGGGCGGGCTGGATTCATGGATTGAAGATCGTAGCTGTAGCGATTGTGGCGCAAGCGGTGCTGGGAATGGGGCAAAAGCTTACACCGGACAGGGGAAGAGTCACCATTGCGGTGGCGGCGGCCGTTTTTGCGCTGTCCTGGCATGCTGCCTACGCTCAAGTTCTCATCCTCGCAGCTGCCGGAGGGATCGGCCTCTTCCTGTATCGGGGGCAACCGGATCGGGGGCCGGACCTGCCTATCCGGATCAGCCGGACCGTTGCCGTTTGCTGTCTGGCGTTGTTCTTCCTTCTGCTTATAGTTCTTCCTCTGCTTAGACCGTCTTCAGGTACTGGGGGATTTGCGCTTTTCGACAGTTTTTACCGCTCCGGTTCACTGGTATTTGGTGGAGGACATGTGGTGCTTCCGCTTCTGGAACATGAGGTTGTGCCGGCCGGGTGGGTCAGCAGGGAAGATTTCCTGGCTGGCTACGGAGCGGCACAGGCTGTTCCGGGGCCGCTGTTTACCTTTGCCAGCTATCTTGGGATGATGGCCGCGGGGGTTAAAGGCGGCATCATTGCGACGCTGGGCATCTTCCTGCCTGCATTTCTGCTGGTCATGGGTGCGCTTCCTTTCTGGAATGTGCTTAGAAGCAGTCCGAACGTTCAAGGGGCGCTCGCGGGCATCAATGCTGCTGTGGTGGGGATTCTGCTGGCAGCTTTATATGATCCGCTGTGGACCTCAGCCATTCTGAGGCCGCTAGACTTCGCGCTGGCCGCAATCTTGTTTGTGATGCTCTTTTTCTGGAAGCTCCCGCCCTGGGTGATTGTTCTGGCCGGTGCTGCGGGAGGAGTGCTGATGCAGCTCATCTAG
- a CDS encoding TioE family transcriptional regulator: MQYYKPVEIASLLGISTSALRHYESWGVVPAPERAANGYRMYTELHLAYFRCLRAMIPGFGYKITYAVLRCIQQGNMDEALWLAGAEQAGLQEEKAAADQTLALLQDPEVSHIKGRPVSHLMSIGEAAEIAGVQPSAIRHWEKEGLLTPLRNPENGYRMYTAVHLRQILLIRTLRRTVYFLERMKELVEAVEQHSLEKAKEVTEHALGRIHQRNRQQYSGVHQLMELCAQAGLMRPEDTAAPSMSTYQGKER; encoded by the coding sequence ATGCAATATTACAAGCCCGTTGAGATTGCATCACTGCTTGGCATCAGTACCAGTGCTTTGCGGCATTATGAGTCCTGGGGGGTGGTTCCCGCGCCGGAACGGGCAGCGAATGGCTACCGTATGTATACGGAGCTGCATTTGGCCTACTTCCGCTGTCTCCGCGCCATGATCCCGGGGTTTGGCTATAAGATAACCTATGCTGTGCTGCGCTGCATTCAACAGGGGAACATGGATGAGGCCTTGTGGCTTGCAGGCGCAGAACAGGCCGGATTACAGGAGGAAAAAGCAGCTGCGGATCAGACGCTGGCGTTGCTGCAGGACCCGGAGGTTAGCCATATCAAAGGCAGACCCGTCAGCCACCTTATGTCGATCGGAGAGGCCGCAGAGATTGCGGGTGTTCAGCCCTCGGCCATTCGCCACTGGGAAAAGGAGGGGCTGCTGACTCCGCTAAGAAACCCCGAGAATGGCTACAGAATGTATACAGCGGTGCATTTAAGGCAGATTCTGCTGATCCGCACCTTGAGGCGAACAGTATATTTTCTGGAGAGAATGAAGGAGCTTGTGGAAGCTGTGGAGCAGCACAGCCTGGAAAAGGCCAAAGAGGTTACCGAGCACGCGCTGGGCCGCATTCATCAGCGCAACCGCCAGCAGTACAGCGGCGTGCACCAACTGATGGAGCTTTGCGCTCAGGCCGGCCTAATGAGGCCGGAGGATACAGCCGCTCCATCCATGTCAACGTACCAAGGGAAAGAGAGGTGA
- a CDS encoding alpha/beta fold hydrolase — protein sequence MTRVQMHDASWIELEIQGEGPCLLLPVNPRPMNGPQAEEMIKWGIDPALGRSLIDRLSGSRRVIAFDYEGHVQSCAKPGTLTPDNISSDFLAIADAASAPQFAYYGYSWLALSGMQLALRTDRLSALVMGGFPPVGGPYKEMLRVTMAAYHLAVSVQKNPGPSPAAWDGSVDEFDWSQVEVTMSEAQTKQFVTLYQALQAFEDRTAQTRITCPRLCFAGSADLIEYGERWGAVRVDIAGPLIRERSALEALGWDVAVLEGLDHTQAMQPAHVLPLLKPWLDANLH from the coding sequence ATGACTAGAGTACAAATGCATGATGCAAGCTGGATCGAGTTGGAGATTCAAGGAGAAGGGCCTTGCCTGCTGCTCCCGGTGAACCCCCGGCCCATGAATGGGCCACAGGCTGAAGAAATGATCAAGTGGGGGATTGATCCGGCGCTCGGACGCTCCCTGATTGACCGGCTTAGCGGCAGCCGCCGTGTCATTGCCTTCGATTATGAAGGCCATGTTCAAAGCTGCGCCAAGCCCGGTACCCTTACGCCGGATAACATATCCAGCGACTTTCTGGCCATCGCCGATGCGGCGTCCGCGCCGCAATTCGCTTATTACGGCTATTCCTGGCTGGCCCTGTCCGGCATGCAGCTGGCCCTGCGCACAGACCGGCTGTCAGCCCTTGTCATGGGCGGCTTCCCGCCTGTCGGCGGCCCGTATAAGGAAATGCTGAGGGTCACGATGGCTGCCTACCATCTCGCTGTATCGGTGCAAAAGAACCCGGGCCCCTCCCCCGCCGCATGGGACGGGAGCGTTGATGAATTCGACTGGTCACAGGTTGAAGTCACGATGAGCGAGGCTCAGACCAAACAGTTTGTCACCTTGTACCAGGCTCTTCAAGCATTCGAGGACCGCACGGCCCAGACGCGGATCACCTGTCCCCGCCTCTGCTTCGCCGGAAGCGCCGATCTCATTGAGTATGGCGAACGCTGGGGAGCTGTGCGGGTTGATATTGCCGGACCGCTCATCCGAGAGCGGTCCGCCCTCGAAGCGCTAGGCTGGGACGTGGCGGTGCTTGAGGGTCTGGATCATACCCAGGCGATGCAGCCGGCCCATGTCCTGCCCCTTCTGAAGCCCTGGCTGGATGCGAATCTGCACTAA
- a CDS encoding histidine kinase N-terminal 7TM domain-containing diguanylate cyclase, with protein sequence MVWIDLILFFVLFALFVYIFVSVNITNLHKVYLAFHFTMMIWPFCQFAIKTTDNPTYQLFYVKAAFVDSALLSTGWVFFTILLTGQTRFLQRKILLLLSAPAIFSAACIIFSPCSWFVQPVNEGYIQRTYGPLFWIFIAVIIIQVVTSLYVISTALVRDLVPRVRKQVMLVLKGILAVSVFILLDIALNVVLDPYLPVIPGMTSLGILLSAVFFVVSINRDKVFDLATIAHQDVMDTIGHGIVVLDEYDNVVEINRFLGPHMHLHRGEQFNIRIIFPESSPAIEAFILEYHERPLERIEIEILHTVIRRYLKIQATPIMVSGLRVGRIVTFQDITELQRLIHETHQQNRVLQERNHSLIAVQKELYETNRQLQQMAITDSLTGCYNRHYLTQQLEDEVILNREKHIPFALILLDIDFFKNVNDTYGHLAGDEVICQTVEVLKQELRQTDVLARYGGEEFIIYLPDTREAEALHVAEQVKAKVEMNQITIANAAGPVSVTISMGLLTINDFSLNSNLFEDVDQALYQAKNKGRNRIVHIAR encoded by the coding sequence GTGGTATGGATTGATCTGATTTTATTTTTCGTTCTGTTTGCACTTTTTGTCTATATTTTCGTTTCCGTTAACATCACGAATCTGCACAAAGTCTATTTAGCCTTCCACTTCACAATGATGATCTGGCCCTTCTGCCAATTTGCCATCAAAACTACCGATAATCCCACATATCAATTATTTTATGTTAAGGCTGCATTTGTAGATTCGGCGCTTCTCAGTACGGGCTGGGTCTTTTTCACCATTCTGTTGACCGGACAAACCCGGTTTCTGCAGCGGAAAATCCTGCTGCTGCTGTCGGCTCCAGCTATTTTTTCAGCAGCCTGTATTATATTCAGCCCCTGCAGCTGGTTTGTGCAGCCGGTTAATGAGGGATATATTCAAAGAACCTATGGCCCTCTTTTCTGGATCTTCATAGCCGTAATCATCATTCAGGTGGTTACTTCGCTGTACGTCATCTCTACAGCCCTGGTCCGGGATCTGGTTCCCCGCGTGCGAAAGCAAGTGATGCTTGTGCTGAAAGGAATTCTTGCGGTATCTGTGTTTATCCTGCTGGATATTGCGCTGAACGTGGTCCTGGACCCGTATCTGCCTGTGATTCCGGGGATGACCTCGCTGGGCATTTTACTGTCTGCTGTCTTTTTTGTGGTTTCCATTAACCGCGACAAAGTGTTTGATCTAGCGACCATAGCCCACCAGGATGTGATGGATACGATCGGACATGGCATTGTCGTACTTGATGAATATGACAACGTGGTCGAGATTAACCGTTTCCTGGGTCCCCATATGCATCTGCACCGGGGTGAACAATTCAATATCAGGATTATTTTTCCGGAAAGCTCGCCTGCCATTGAAGCGTTTATATTGGAATACCACGAACGGCCGCTGGAGCGAATCGAAATTGAAATCCTCCATACGGTTATCCGGCGTTATCTTAAAATTCAGGCAACCCCCATTATGGTCAGCGGATTACGGGTGGGGCGGATCGTCACGTTCCAGGATATTACGGAGCTGCAGAGGCTGATCCATGAAACCCATCAACAGAATAGGGTTCTTCAGGAACGCAACCATTCATTGATTGCCGTGCAAAAAGAGCTGTACGAGACGAACCGGCAGCTGCAGCAAATGGCCATCACCGACAGCTTGACCGGCTGCTACAACCGCCATTATCTGACGCAGCAGCTTGAAGACGAAGTGATCCTGAATAGGGAAAAACACATTCCCTTCGCGCTTATTTTGCTGGATATCGATTTCTTTAAGAATGTGAATGACACTTACGGCCATTTGGCCGGGGATGAAGTGATCTGCCAGACGGTGGAGGTGCTTAAGCAGGAATTACGCCAAACTGACGTTTTAGCGCGGTACGGGGGAGAAGAGTTCATCATCTATCTGCCGGATACCCGTGAAGCCGAGGCACTGCATGTAGCAGAACAAGTCAAGGCAAAGGTGGAAATGAATCAGATCACGATTGCCAATGCTGCCGGTCCTGTATCGGTTACAATTAGCATGGGGCTCCTGACCATCAATGATTTCTCGCTGAACAGCAATCTTTTTGAAGATGTGGACCAAGCTCTCTATCAGGCCAAAAATAAAGGGCGCAACCGGATTGTGCATATTGCACGCTGA
- a CDS encoding diacylglycerol/lipid kinase family protein, with translation MTQATIIVNPSSGKEEALDYLRSVEELLQSQGYEVTVKETQQEGDATGYSIAACKAGADMIVSIGGDGTLHETINGLSGQAHQSKLGIIPLGTVNDFARALQIPLIPEKAIRTLASSRVQLVDAGRLNNRLFINVVAAGKLAESLTSVSSDDKSRFGALAYFKEGIKELAGNASYPLTIQHDGYTWVGETPLFLAALTNSVGGFEKLAPEAAVDDGLIHCFIIKNLHFFNTLTVSLSVLLGNLKNHKDVDYFTAREVTVTSSDTVRTNVDGEEGPALPVKLSVLPRHIRVVVPNSS, from the coding sequence ATGACGCAGGCCACCATCATTGTTAACCCCTCATCCGGCAAGGAGGAAGCGCTGGACTATCTCAGGAGTGTGGAAGAGCTGCTGCAGAGTCAAGGCTATGAGGTTACGGTCAAGGAAACGCAACAAGAAGGCGATGCCACCGGTTACAGCATCGCTGCATGCAAGGCGGGGGCTGACATGATCGTGTCCATCGGCGGAGACGGCACGCTTCATGAAACGATCAACGGCCTCTCCGGCCAGGCCCATCAGTCGAAGCTGGGGATTATTCCGCTCGGCACGGTGAATGATTTCGCCCGCGCGCTGCAGATCCCGCTGATTCCCGAAAAAGCCATCCGGACGCTGGCTTCCTCCCGGGTACAGCTGGTGGACGCAGGCAGGCTGAACAACCGCCTGTTCATCAACGTGGTCGCCGCAGGTAAGCTGGCTGAATCGCTCACCTCCGTATCTTCGGATGACAAATCCAGATTCGGTGCGCTGGCATACTTCAAAGAGGGCATCAAAGAGCTTGCAGGCAATGCATCCTATCCCCTCACGATACAGCATGACGGGTACACCTGGGTGGGGGAGACTCCGCTTTTCCTCGCCGCACTGACCAACTCGGTAGGCGGTTTCGAGAAACTGGCCCCCGAAGCCGCCGTCGACGACGGCTTGATTCATTGCTTCATCATTAAGAATCTTCATTTCTTCAACACGCTTACAGTCAGCCTTTCTGTGCTGCTGGGCAATCTGAAGAATCATAAGGATGTGGACTATTTCACCGCGAGAGAAGTCACAGTAACCTCCTCGGATACCGTGCGGACCAATGTGGACGGAGAAGAAGGGCCGGCGCTGCCGGTCAAGCTGAGTGTCCTCCCCCGCCATATTCGGGTGGTGGTGCCGAATTCATCATGA
- a CDS encoding aminoglycoside N(3)-acetyltransferase: MTRSNETRMIFTKEDLINQFTTCGLTKGQHIFVHTSLSKFGFIIGGAETFIRSLLEIVGEEGTLMMPSQTWKNLDPSTGVHWEEPAEWWPMIRQHWPAYDKEITPAIGMGVVAEMFRKWPGAARSDHPARSVAAVGRHAEYLTQDHDLSNIFGIGSPLDKLYHLNGYILLAGVGYDKNTSLHLAESRADFPAKKRVYDSSAVMVKGKREWVTYETQAVNDEDFVRLGEEYDKEMNLKVHKAGKAEIRFMEQRPLVDWATAWMEKNRL; this comes from the coding sequence TTGACCAGAAGCAATGAAACCAGAATGATCTTTACGAAAGAGGATTTGATCAATCAGTTTACTACCTGCGGGCTAACCAAAGGACAGCACATCTTCGTGCATACCTCCTTAAGCAAGTTTGGTTTTATTATTGGAGGAGCCGAAACATTCATCCGTTCTCTGCTTGAGATTGTGGGTGAAGAAGGAACCTTGATGATGCCATCCCAGACCTGGAAGAATCTCGATCCCTCTACTGGTGTCCACTGGGAAGAGCCCGCCGAATGGTGGCCAATGATCCGGCAGCATTGGCCAGCCTATGATAAAGAAATTACTCCGGCAATAGGGATGGGCGTGGTGGCGGAAATGTTCCGCAAGTGGCCGGGGGCCGCAAGGTCAGACCATCCCGCACGCTCCGTTGCCGCCGTGGGCAGGCATGCGGAATATCTGACGCAGGACCATGACCTCAGCAATATTTTTGGGATTGGCTCCCCGCTGGATAAACTATATCATTTAAATGGTTATATTCTCCTGGCAGGCGTCGGCTATGACAAAAACACATCCTTGCATCTGGCAGAATCCCGGGCCGACTTTCCTGCCAAGAAGCGGGTCTATGACAGCAGCGCGGTCATGGTGAAGGGCAAACGCGAGTGGGTGACTTACGAAACCCAGGCGGTGAACGACGAGGATTTTGTCCGATTGGGAGAAGAATATGATAAAGAAATGAACCTCAAGGTTCATAAGGCCGGAAAGGCCGAAATCCGGTTTATGGAACAACGTCCTCTGGTGGATTGGGCCACTGCATGGATGGAGAAGAACCGGTTATAG
- a CDS encoding phosphatidate cytidylyltransferase — protein MNSSLFTFLLIFTALSAIHLIYILVSRLQKDKDYTGIGFRIKTWWGMVFIFCLATLFNPVVSLLSLMVLAFFALKEYFSMIRTRKADRRLFLWAYLSIPLQFYWIYIEWYGMFIVFIPVYVFLLLPLPRLINKGTLGFLRSVSATQWGLMLMVFGLSHLAYFQFATPEYGAGLVLFLVVLTQLNDAVHYLASIYFGKRKVVPTANPNLTWEGFACAFVVTTGVSYLIYPYLTPLTPIFGLFSGVLISLAGFFGSLTVSVLKRDLLIGDDDKFAALQKSYLSRVDSLAYTSPVFFHVIRYFFDFM, from the coding sequence TTGAACAGCTCGCTTTTCACATTTTTGCTCATCTTTACAGCATTATCAGCCATTCATTTGATCTACATACTGGTGAGCAGACTGCAGAAGGACAAGGATTACACAGGAATCGGCTTCCGCATCAAAACCTGGTGGGGCATGGTGTTTATCTTCTGCCTGGCCACATTGTTCAACCCGGTCGTGTCCCTGCTGTCCCTGATGGTGCTTGCCTTCTTCGCGCTGAAAGAATATTTCTCCATGATCCGTACGCGAAAAGCGGACCGGAGGCTGTTCCTGTGGGCCTATCTGTCCATTCCGCTGCAGTTCTACTGGATCTATATAGAATGGTACGGGATGTTCATTGTCTTCATTCCAGTGTATGTCTTCCTGCTCCTGCCGCTGCCCCGGCTGATCAACAAAGGAACTCTGGGGTTCCTGCGCAGCGTAAGCGCCACCCAATGGGGCCTCATGCTCATGGTCTTCGGTCTCAGCCACCTGGCTTACTTCCAGTTTGCCACACCGGAGTACGGAGCGGGGCTCGTGCTGTTCCTGGTGGTGCTCACCCAGCTGAATGATGCCGTACACTACCTGGCTTCGATCTATTTCGGCAAGCGCAAGGTCGTACCGACCGCCAACCCGAATCTGACCTGGGAGGGCTTCGCCTGCGCCTTTGTGGTCACTACCGGAGTCTCTTATCTGATCTACCCTTACCTGACGCCGCTGACCCCGATATTCGGGTTGTTCTCGGGCGTGCTGATCAGTCTGGCCGGATTCTTCGGCAGCTTAACAGTTTCCGTACTGAAGCGCGATCTGCTCATCGGGGATGACGACAAGTTCGCGGCCCTGCAGAAAAGCTATCTCAGCCGCGTGGACAGCCTGGCCTACACCTCGCCGGTGTTCTTTCATGTGATCCGGTACTTTTTTGATTTCATGTAA
- a CDS encoding carbohydrate-binding domain-containing protein yields MKKFLTGSKIGMVLLSAALLAACSTNTGAGTNAANSAAAGTAVTASATGGTTAAVELANVRTTDLVEYDEDDTTTAWTADASTDIALAGMTAEIEGAGAAAKDGSVTITEAGTYILSGTLSDGQIIVDEQAKGTVRLVLNGVSLKDSDSAPVYIKEAGKVVITLQEGTENSVADGATYVFADAATDEPSAAIFSKADLTINGTGKLTVTGSYKDGISSKDDLKIAGGTIDITAADDGIVGKDLVAVQGGNITIKAEGDGIKSTNDEDTAKGFVAITAGTFDITAGNDGIQAETAEVIDGGTFSLVTNGGYENAEVKTGDQGPGGMGLGGNRGGFGDQGATDGTSAATTDAAPAVDTAAAATNTAAVTTAVVTTAAATAATAETESTSAKGLKAGGDLTVNGGSFTINSADDALHSNGNVSVTDGEFKVTAGDDGIHADSLTSLSGGTLDITKSYEGIEGSNITISGGEIHVAASDDGVNVSGGNDGNAAQGTAQQDQFTSSGSGLLTISGGSITVDSTGDGLDSNGSVSMTGGTAIVNGPTNDGNGPLDYDGTFDMTGGFLIAAGSSGMAQAPGEDSSQYSVSMSFTEAQQAGTLVHLEDGDGNSILTFAPSKKFTSVVVSSPDLKKGGSYTLSTGGTSTGTAVDGLYSGGDYTGGTQVVAFDISGSVTWLNESGVTTANTGRGAGGGFGGGGTRPERGAGGTPPQGGAGTPPDDTGETAN; encoded by the coding sequence ATGAAAAAATTCCTTACAGGGAGCAAGATAGGGATGGTGCTGCTGAGTGCAGCACTCCTGGCGGCGTGCAGCACGAATACAGGGGCGGGCACCAATGCTGCAAATAGCGCAGCAGCCGGTACAGCCGTTACTGCCAGTGCAACGGGCGGCACTACAGCCGCTGTAGAGCTGGCAAACGTCAGGACAACGGATCTGGTTGAGTATGATGAAGACGATACCACTACAGCCTGGACGGCAGATGCGTCAACCGATATTGCCCTCGCAGGAATGACTGCAGAGATCGAAGGCGCTGGCGCTGCAGCTAAGGATGGGTCGGTCACGATTACGGAAGCGGGAACCTATATCCTCTCCGGGACGCTGAGCGACGGTCAGATTATCGTCGATGAGCAGGCGAAAGGAACGGTTCGGCTGGTGCTGAACGGCGTGAGCCTGAAGGACAGCGACAGCGCGCCGGTCTATATCAAGGAAGCGGGCAAGGTGGTGATCACCCTGCAGGAAGGCACGGAGAACAGCGTTGCCGATGGAGCAACCTATGTGTTCGCGGATGCCGCCACGGACGAGCCGAGTGCGGCCATCTTCAGCAAAGCCGACCTGACTATTAACGGAACCGGCAAACTGACGGTTACCGGGAGCTACAAGGACGGCATCTCCAGCAAGGATGATCTGAAAATTGCCGGCGGCACAATTGATATTACGGCGGCAGATGACGGCATTGTAGGCAAGGATCTGGTGGCCGTGCAGGGCGGCAATATTACCATCAAGGCTGAAGGAGACGGCATCAAATCCACCAATGACGAGGATACGGCCAAAGGCTTCGTGGCTATCACGGCGGGAACGTTCGATATCACAGCAGGCAATGATGGCATTCAAGCCGAGACAGCGGAAGTTATCGATGGGGGAACGTTTAGCCTCGTGACGAACGGAGGCTATGAGAACGCTGAAGTGAAGACAGGTGATCAAGGTCCTGGCGGGATGGGCCTGGGCGGCAACCGTGGCGGCTTCGGTGATCAGGGGGCAACGGACGGCACCTCGGCAGCCACAACCGATGCGGCTCCGGCGGTAGACACGGCTGCAGCTGCAACCAATACAGCTGCGGTGACTACAGCGGTGGTGACTACCGCAGCGGCAACGGCTGCAACGGCTGAAACGGAATCCACAAGCGCCAAAGGGCTGAAGGCGGGAGGAGACCTTACTGTGAATGGCGGCAGCTTCACGATTAACTCTGCAGATGATGCGCTGCACAGCAACGGCAATGTCTCTGTGACGGACGGTGAGTTCAAGGTTACGGCGGGAGATGACGGAATCCATGCGGACAGCCTGACCTCCTTGTCTGGCGGAACCCTCGATATCACAAAAAGCTATGAAGGCATTGAAGGCAGCAATATCACCATCTCCGGCGGAGAAATTCATGTGGCCGCTTCCGATGACGGCGTGAACGTGTCCGGCGGCAATGACGGCAACGCTGCACAGGGAACTGCACAGCAGGATCAATTCACCAGCTCCGGCAGCGGCCTGCTTACGATCAGCGGCGGATCGATAACCGTTGACTCCACCGGTGACGGCCTGGATTCCAACGGATCAGTCTCCATGACTGGCGGTACCGCCATTGTCAATGGTCCTACCAATGACGGCAACGGTCCGCTGGATTATGACGGAACCTTCGACATGACAGGCGGCTTCCTGATCGCTGCGGGCAGCTCGGGCATGGCCCAGGCTCCGGGTGAGGATTCCAGCCAATACTCAGTGAGCATGAGTTTTACTGAGGCCCAGCAGGCTGGAACGCTGGTTCACCTGGAGGACGGTGACGGCAACAGCATCCTGACCTTCGCACCTTCGAAGAAATTCACTTCCGTCGTTGTCAGCTCTCCGGATTTGAAGAAGGGCGGTTCCTACACCCTCTCCACAGGCGGGACCTCTACAGGCACCGCAGTAGACGGGCTGTACAGTGGCGGCGACTATACCGGCGGCACGCAGGTCGTAGCGTTCGATATTTCCGGCAGCGTTACCTGGCTGAACGAATCGGGCGTCACTACGGCTAACACAGGCCGTGGTGCTGGCGGCGGGTTTGGCGGCGGCGGCACCAGACCCGAACGCGGCGCCGGGGGAACCCCGCCTCAAGGCGGAGCTGGCACACCGCCGGATGACACAGGTGAAACTGCAAATTAA
- a CDS encoding DUF4956 domain-containing protein, which produces MLDSIFSAALTSSELTFTDAIMTIFISIVLGGLISFTYMKTNPGGYSQSFTLTMVLLPVIVAIIILLIGSNVARAFSLAGAFSIIRFRSAPGDPKDITFVLFTMASGLACGVGSFGYAVLFTLILCVLMFILNRTGFGARKSQQKTLKVTIPENLGYEEAFAEVFDRFNVRYELKKIRTTELGSLYELVYEVTIDEHTSQKELLDAVRTRNGNLDLSLTMCPTTTDY; this is translated from the coding sequence ATGCTTGACTCCATATTTTCCGCTGCTCTAACGAGCTCTGAATTAACTTTTACAGACGCCATTATGACTATCTTCATATCGATTGTACTCGGCGGATTGATCAGCTTCACCTATATGAAAACCAATCCGGGGGGATATTCGCAAAGCTTCACGCTGACGATGGTCCTGCTGCCGGTGATTGTGGCGATCATCATTCTGCTCATCGGCAGCAATGTAGCCCGTGCCTTCAGCCTTGCCGGGGCCTTCTCCATTATCCGCTTCCGCAGCGCGCCCGGCGACCCTAAGGATATCACGTTTGTTCTGTTCACCATGGCTTCGGGACTGGCCTGCGGGGTCGGTTCCTTCGGCTACGCCGTGCTGTTTACCCTGATTCTCTGCGTGCTGATGTTCATTCTGAACCGCACCGGCTTCGGGGCCCGAAAGTCGCAGCAGAAGACGCTGAAGGTGACCATTCCCGAGAATCTGGGGTATGAAGAAGCTTTTGCCGAAGTGTTCGATAGATTCAATGTCCGCTATGAGCTGAAAAAGATTAGAACCACCGAGCTGGGCAGCTTATACGAGCTGGTCTACGAAGTTACCATTGATGAGCACACGAGCCAGAAGGAGCTTCTGGATGCGGTCCGCACCCGGAACGGCAATCTGGATCTGTCACTGACGATGTGCCCAACTACCACGGACTACTAA
- a CDS encoding polyphosphate polymerase domain-containing protein, translated as MAIEVFNRYENKYLLDHAAYLKLYNDLLEYMEPDNYNKQHEFYSITNLYYDTAHDSLIRSSLAKPKYKEKLRLRAYGIPNQDTKVYLEIKKKVFGLVNKRRTPLKLQEAYDFVATGMEPEYQDYMNKQVIEEIKYFLSRYDLMPKVYLSYERKALFCKNNRDLRITFDTNIRSRRYDLKLEHGTHGEYLMPQGQWLMEVKAEKTIPVWLAKMLSEHKMYRTSFSKYGNEYKKMLKDSKIERESALYA; from the coding sequence ATGGCGATTGAGGTATTTAACCGGTACGAGAACAAATATCTGCTGGATCATGCCGCTTACCTGAAACTCTACAATGACCTGCTGGAATATATGGAGCCGGACAATTACAACAAGCAGCATGAATTCTACTCCATCACGAATCTCTATTATGACACCGCCCATGACTCCCTGATCCGCAGCAGCCTGGCGAAGCCGAAATACAAGGAAAAGCTCCGGCTGCGGGCTTACGGCATTCCGAACCAGGATACCAAGGTGTATCTCGAAATCAAGAAAAAGGTGTTCGGCCTGGTCAACAAAAGAAGAACCCCGCTCAAGCTGCAGGAGGCTTATGATTTTGTCGCTACCGGCATGGAGCCGGAATACCAGGATTACATGAACAAGCAGGTGATTGAGGAGATCAAGTATTTTTTAAGCCGGTATGACCTGATGCCCAAGGTGTACCTATCCTATGAACGCAAAGCACTCTTCTGCAAAAACAACCGGGATCTGCGCATCACCTTCGACACGAACATCCGCAGCCGCCGCTACGATCTGAAGCTGGAGCATGGCACGCATGGCGAATACCTGATGCCCCAGGGCCAGTGGCTGATGGAAGTGAAGGCCGAGAAGACGATCCCGGTCTGGCTGGCGAAAATGCTCTCCGAACACAAGATGTACCGCACCAGCTTCTCCAAATACGGCAATGAATATAAAAAGATGCTGAAGGACAGCAAAATCGAAAGGGAGAGTGCCCTGTATGCTTGA